One genomic window of Quercus robur chromosome 6, dhQueRobu3.1, whole genome shotgun sequence includes the following:
- the LOC126690326 gene encoding F-box/kelch-repeat protein At3g23880-like yields MENPRIFSQNIPKDIVHDVLKRLPVKSLQRFKSVCETWCSLISSSEFAKARYDRANEPNNNMTLWRCGCIEQREDINSGVFSAWLNIIDYNGFMLEAKSLDSFIVGRETPEILGSCNNLLLVYCCFYLYLWNPSSGTHDMFELDYDSTDYSCGVLMCGLGYDSSSDDYKAVLVSHTESPPGSPNNDYYTLESFSISTYSFRTNTLKEIDDNEFPYNFDSDTQGVTLNGAPHWVLRREEYNTEVNYNSIAMVLVYFDPAKEHFYELPLPCMLDKHYEFELGVLGGCLSLTCDDYDPSGSHFETWVMKKYGVEESWEKLFVIPYFEEHLRPLCFTKNGDVLMEANRKKIVIYNLLNNSKRTVIPNIESNYCGFGRCVYNVDSMVLPYDEQRLNLSPHNDELAMNTESEEFDGSLMSTRSQQSDGKRQKRENKCKNKMRSLSTFARFNIFRRGLLQFSTSFWKSNKRRKNNGRI; encoded by the coding sequence ATGGAAAACCCAagaattttttcacaaaacattccAAAAGACATCGTGCATGACGTACTAAAAAGACTCCCCGTCAAATCTCTACAGCGATTTAAGTCCGTATGCGAAACATGGTGTTCTTTGATTTCAAGTTCTGAGTTTGCCAAAGCACGCTATGACAGAGCCAACGAGCCTAACAACAACATGACCCTTTGGAGATGCGGCTGCATTGAGCAACGCGAAGATATAAATTCTGGTGTCTTCTCCGCCTGGCTTAATATCATAGATTACAATGGCTTCATGCTTGAGGCGAAATCTCTCGACTCGTTTATTGTTGGAAGAGAAACCCCAGAGATCTTGGGCTCTTGCAACAATTTGTTACttgtttattgttgtttttatctttatctGTGGAACCCATCTTCTGGTACACATGATATGTTTGAATTAGACTATGATAGTACGGATTATTCTTGTGGTGTACTCATGTGTGGACTTGGTTATGATTCTTCCTCTGATGATTACAAGGCTGTGTTGGTATCTCATACAGAAAGTCCACCAGGCTCACCCAACAATGATTATTATACTTTAGAATCTTTTTCCATCTCCACCTACTCTTTCAGGACCAATACtttgaaagaaattgatgaCAATGAATTTCCTTACAATTTTGATTCTGACACACAAGGGGTTACTTTGAATGGAGCTCCCCATTGGGTTCTTCGCCGTGAAGAATATAATACGGAAGTCAATTATAACTCTATAGCAATGGTACTGGTTTATTTTGATCCGGCTAAAGAACACTTTTATGAGTTGCCATTACCATGCATGTTAGATAAGCATTATGAGTTTGAGCTGGGGGTTTTAGGTGGATGCCTTTCTCTAACATGCGATGATTACGACCCCAGTGGAAGCCACTTTGAGACTTGGGTAATGAAGAAATATGGGGTGGAAGAATCTTGGGAAAAATTGTTTGTTATTCCCTATTTTGAGGAGCATTTGAGGCCATTGTGTTTCACCAAAAACGGTGATGTTTTAATGGAGGCGAACAGAAAGAAAATAGTCATCTACAATCTTCTAAACAATTCTAAAAGAACTGTGATCCCTAATATAGAGTCAAATTATTGTGGGTTTGGACGGTGTGTATATAATGTGGATAGTATGGTTCTTCCATATGATGAGCAAAGGTTAAACCTCTCTCCCCACAATGATGAATTAGCAATGAACACAGAGTCAGAAGAATTTGATGGGTCCCTTATGAGCACAAGATCACAACAAAGTGATGGGAAAAGgcagaaaagagagaataagTGCAAAAACAAGATGAGATCATTGTCAACGTTCGCAAGGTTTAATATATTTAGAAGAGGGCTACTCCAATTTTCAACTTCATTTTGGAAGTCcaacaaaagaaggaaaaataatggCAGgatttag
- the LOC126690327 gene encoding F-box/kelch-repeat protein At3g23880-like, translating into MENRRFFSQNVAEDIVHDVLKRLPVKSLQRFKSVCKPWCSLISSSEFAKARYDEANEPNSMTLWRCACIEQSDEEINSSVFSIIDYNGFMLEVKSLDFPPRYEGITPEIFGSCNDFLLVYCRPHLYLWNPSSGTHNMFELYYHIDTDNILMCGLGYDSSSDDYKAVFVSHLVSPPGSPNSGYSFESIFISHYSFRTNTWKDIDYSDFPYNFYFDTQGVTLNGAPHWVLRREEYDMEAYSKSVTVVLVYFDPAKEDFYELPLRCMLDKDSKFELGVLGGCLSLTYDPNGSHFETWVMKKYGVEESWEKLFVIPHFEERLRPLCFTKNNDVLMEVMCFTKNNDVLMEVNRKKIVIYNLLNNSYKRTVISNIESDDSYYSRGFELGVYVESGSSIR; encoded by the coding sequence ATGGAAAACCGAagatttttttcacaaaacGTTGCAGAAGATATCGTGCATGACGTACTAAAAAGACTCCCCGTCAAATCTCTACAGCGATTTAAGTCTGTATGCAAACCATGGTGTTCTCTGATTTCAAGCTCTGAGTTTGCCAAAGCACGCTATGACGAAGCCAACGAGCCTAACAGTATGACCCTTTGGAGATGCGCCTGCATTGAGCAAAGTGATGAAGAAATAAATTCCAGTGTCTTCTCCATCATAGATTACAATGGCTTCATGCTCGAAGTGAAATCTCTCGACTTTCCTCCAAGGTATGAAGGCATAACACCTGAGATCTTCGGCTCTTGCAACGATTTCTTACTTGTTTATTGTCGTCCTCATCTTTATCTGTGGAACCCATCTTCTGGTACACATAATATGTTTGAATTATACTATCATATTGACACGGATAATATACTCATGTGTGGACTTGGTTATGATTCTTCCTCTGATGATTACAAGGCTGTTTTTGTATCTCATTTAGTAAGTCCACCAGGCTCACCCAACAGTGGTTATAGTTTTGAATCTATCTTTATCTCTCACTACTCTTTCAGGACCAATACTTGGAAAGATATTGATTACAGTgattttccttacaatttttattttgacacaCAAGGGGTTACTTTGAATGGAGCTCCCCATTGGGTTCTTCGCCGTGAAGAATATGATATGGAAGCCTATTCTAAATCCGTAACCGTAGTACTGGTTTATTTTGATCCGGCTAAAGAAGACTTTTATGAGCTGCCATTACGATGCATGTTAGATAAGGATTCAAAGTTTGAGCTGGGGGTTTTAGGTGGATGCCTTTCTCTAACATACGATCCCAATGGAAGCCACTTTGAGACTTGGGTAATGAAGAAATATGGGGTGGAAGAATCTTGGGAAAAATTGTTTGTCATTCCCCATTTTGAGGAGCGTCTGAGGCCATTGTGTTTCACTAAAAACAATGATGTTTTAATGGAGGTGATGTGTTTCACCAAAAACAATGATGTTTTAATGGAGGTGAACAGAAAGAAAATAGTCATCTATAATCTTTTAAACAATTCTTATAAAAGAACTGTGATCTCAAATATAGAGTCAGATGACTCATATTATTCTCGTGGGTTTGAACTTGGTGTATATGTGGAGAGTGGTTCTTCCATAAGATGA
- the LOC126690328 gene encoding F-box/kelch-repeat protein At3g23880-like: MENPRFFSQNIPEDIVHDVLKRLPVKSLQRFKSVCKTWCSLISSSEFAKARYDSANEPNDNMTLWRCGCIEQCKDINSRAFSAWLNIIDYNGFMLETKSLDLFIFGRETPDILGSCNNLLLVYYRFYLYLWNPSSGTHDMFELDYDITDKYSEFELGVLEFELGVLGGCLSLSYDPNGSHLETWVMKKYGVEESWEKLFVIPNVEGHLRPLCFTNNGDVLMEVNLKKIVIYNLLNNSKRTVIQNIESDCFGLCVYNVESMVLPYDEQRLNLSHHNNKLETQNQKNLMGPL; this comes from the exons ATGGAAAACCCAagatttttttcacaaaacattccAGAGGACATCGTGCATGACGTACTAAAAAGACTCCCCGTCAAATCTCTACAGCGATTTAAGTCCGTATGCAAAACATGGTGTTCTTTGATTTCAAGCTCTGAGTTTGCCAAAGCACGCTATGACAGCGCCAACGAGCCTAACGACAACATGACCCTTTGGAGATGCGGCTGCATTGAGCAATGCAAAGATATAAATTCTCGTGCCTTCTCCGCCTGGCTTAATATCATAGATTACAATGGCTTCATGCTTGAAACGAAATCTCTCGACttgtttatttttggaagagaaACCCCAGATATCTTGGGCTCTTGCAACAATTTGTTACTTGTTTATTATCGTTTTTATCTTTATCTGTGGAACCCATCTTCTGGTACACATGATATGTTTGAATTAGACTATGATATTACGG ATAAATATTCAGAGTTTGAGTTGGGGGTTTTAGAGTTTGAGCTGGGGGTTTTAGGTGGATGCCTTTCTCTATCATACGATCCCAATGGAAGCCACCTTGAGACTTGGGTAATGAAGAAATATGGGGTGGAAGAATCTTGGGAAAAATTGTTTGTCATTCCCAATGTTGAGGGGCATTTGAGGCCATTGTGTTTCACCAATAACGGTGATGTTTTAATGGAGGTGAACCTTAAGAAAATAGTCATCTACAATCTTCTAAATAATTCTAAAAGAACTGTGATTCAAAATATAGAGTCAGATTGTTTTGGACTGTGTGTATATAATGTGGAGAGTATGGTTCTTCCATATGATGAGCAAAGGTTAAACCTTTCTCACCACAATAATAAATTAGAAACACAGAATCAAAAGAATTTGATGGGTCCCTTATGA
- the LOC126689269 gene encoding endo-1,3;1,4-beta-D-glucanase-like → MAGHQCCSNPPTLDPSAGAGHVEQLCGLSTYVTGSPNAKHAIILISDIFGYEAPKLRKLADKVSAAGYYVVVPDFIREPFVLEDIANNPLEVWLKDHGTDKGFEEAKPIIETLKSKGASSVGAAGFCWGGKVVVELSKVELIQAAVILHPAWVTVDDIKGVKVPIAVLGAEIDHIAPPELLKQYDEALTSQSKVDFYVKIFPKVSHGWTTRYEDEDEVAVKSAEEAHQNLLDWFAKYIK, encoded by the exons ATGGCAGGACATCAGTGCTGCTCTAACCCACCAACTTTAGACCCAAGTGCTGGAGCTGGCCATGTTGAACAACTCTGTGGTCTCAGCACCTATGTCACTGGCTCCCCTAATGCCAAGCATGCCATCATTCTCATCTCTGACATCTTTG GATATGAAGCTCCAAAATTGAG gaagCTTGCAGACAAGGTTTCAGCTGCTGGATATTATGTGGTAGTTCCTGACTTCATACGAGAACCCTTTGTGCTCGAAGATATTGCTAATAATCCTCTAGAAGTTTGGTTGAAGGATCATGGAACG GATAAAGGATTTGAAGAGGCAAAGCCAATAATTGAAACTTTGAAAAGTAAAGGTGCTTCTTCAGTTGGGGCTGCAGGCTTTTGCTGGGGTG GTAAGGTTGTGGTTGAACTTTCAAAAGTTGAACTTATCCAAGCTGCAGTGATATTACATCCTGCATGGGTAACAGTGGATGATATCAAGG GTGTTAAGGTTCCCATTGCAGTACTAGGAGCTGAAATTGACCATATTGCTCCACCCGAACTCTTGAAACAATATGATGAGGCCTTAACTTCTCAATCTAAG GTGGATTTCTATGTCAAGATATTTCCAAAAGTCTCACATGGGTGGACAACTAGGTACGAGGATGAAGATGAAGTAGCTGTGAAGTCTGCTGAGGAGGCCCATCAGAACCTGTTGGACTGGTTTGCCAAGTATATTAAGTGA